The following coding sequences lie in one Deinococcota bacterium genomic window:
- a CDS encoding helix-turn-helix domain-containing protein has product MSAADLIAESELERARIEATAQAVEERLAARLEPKAPGVDPYTSYTLDEAAARMNISRYDLDSLRAKGLIRSRRVGGKVRLLERDIRDYYEHQDTDAELYSA; this is encoded by the coding sequence GTGAGCGCTGCCGACCTCATCGCCGAATCCGAGCTCGAGCGCGCCCGCATCGAGGCGACGGCTCAGGCAGTGGAGGAGCGTCTGGCGGCGAGGCTCGAGCCCAAGGCGCCGGGCGTGGACCCGTACACGAGTTACACACTCGACGAGGCGGCGGCGCGCATGAACATCAGCCGCTACGACCTGGACAGCCTCCGGGCCAAAGGCCTCATCCGCAGCAGGCGTGTAGGTGGAAAGGTCCGCCTCTTGGAGCGCGACATCCGCGACTACTACGAACACCAGGACACGGATGCAGAGCTCT